One window of the Chryseotalea sp. WA131a genome contains the following:
- a CDS encoding VOC family protein, with translation MNRQIAIVFAVTASALTYSCNFRPNKKNENTEIESKKGVNPVVYFEIPVNDQERAMEFYSAVFDFTFERSIIDKNEMALFPFKDENRGISGALARGEIYKPTKDGVLIYFTTNDIDRCLQLAIKNGGKLLYPKTSNGDLGYVAEFEDSEGNRIALHQSAESN, from the coding sequence ATGAATAGACAAATCGCTATCGTGTTTGCCGTAACGGCCAGCGCCTTGACATATTCTTGTAATTTCAGACCAAATAAAAAAAATGAGAATACTGAAATTGAATCTAAGAAAGGAGTAAACCCAGTTGTATATTTTGAGATTCCAGTGAATGACCAAGAACGCGCCATGGAGTTTTATTCGGCAGTATTTGATTTCACTTTTGAGAGAAGCATCATTGATAAAAATGAAATGGCTTTGTTTCCATTCAAAGATGAAAACAGAGGGATTTCGGGGGCATTGGCAAGAGGAGAGATTTATAAGCCAACCAAAGATGGTGTTTTGATTTATTTCACCACCAATGACATTGATAGATGCCTTCAACTTGCAATAAAAAATGGCGGTAAACTTCTGTATCCTAAAACTTCGAATGGCGATTTGGGGTATGTGGCTGAATTTGAAGATAGTGAAGGCAATCGAATTGCTCTACATCAATCAGCTGAATCAAATTGA
- the aspS gene encoding aspartate--tRNA ligase, with protein sequence MLRTHTCGELRITDVNKQVTLTGWVQRLRDKGSLLWIDLRDRYGITQLFLEEGKSEAALLKAARGLGREFVVKVQGTVAERMSKNDKMATGEIEIKVTSIDVLNSSKTPPFTIEDQTDGGDDLRMKYRYLDLRRAPVRESLQLRHKMAQQTRVYLDSLNFIEVETPVLIKSTPEGARDFVVPSRMNPGEFYALPQSPQTFKQLLMVSGFDRYYQIVKCFRDEDLRADRQPEFTQIDCEMAFITQEDILKTFEGLVRHLFKTVKGIDMPSVPHMSYADAMAHYGSDKPDTRFDMKIVDLQEVAKGKGFTVFEEAQLVGGICAKGCASYTRKQIDELTDFVKKPQIGAKGLVYLRCEANGTFKSSVDKFFDEMELSRFAQKFNADAGDLILILAGEKERTLKALGELRLHVANQLGLRDKNKFAPLWVVDFPLLEWNEETNLPTGQAGRWHAMHHPFTSPKPEDMNLLDSDPGKVRANAYDMVLNGTEIGGGSIRIHDRATQQLMFSKLGFSEEEAKKQFGFLMDAFDFGAPPHGGIAFGFDRLCSLFGGADSIRDFIAFPKNNSGRDMMIDTPATLSNEQLKELNIIVKID encoded by the coding sequence ATGCTTCGAACTCATACCTGCGGTGAATTGCGAATAACGGATGTAAACAAACAAGTTACCCTTACGGGATGGGTGCAGCGCCTGCGTGATAAGGGCAGTTTATTGTGGATTGATTTGCGCGATCGCTATGGGATCACCCAGCTTTTTTTGGAAGAAGGAAAATCAGAGGCGGCTTTGCTAAAAGCAGCGCGTGGTTTGGGTCGCGAGTTTGTGGTAAAGGTACAAGGCACAGTGGCTGAAAGGATGTCGAAAAATGATAAAATGGCCACAGGTGAAATTGAAATAAAAGTTACTTCTATTGACGTATTGAATAGCTCTAAAACACCTCCGTTCACCATTGAAGACCAAACGGATGGGGGAGATGATTTACGGATGAAGTACCGCTACTTGGATTTGCGCAGAGCCCCCGTGCGGGAAAGCCTGCAACTTCGCCACAAGATGGCGCAACAAACGCGCGTCTATTTAGATAGCTTGAATTTCATTGAAGTGGAAACCCCGGTCTTGATTAAGTCAACACCCGAAGGCGCGCGCGATTTTGTGGTTCCTTCGCGCATGAACCCCGGAGAATTTTATGCGCTGCCGCAATCGCCACAAACGTTCAAACAATTGCTGATGGTGAGTGGCTTCGACCGCTATTATCAAATTGTAAAATGCTTTCGCGATGAAGACTTGCGTGCCGATCGTCAGCCCGAGTTTACACAGATTGACTGCGAGATGGCCTTCATTACGCAAGAAGATATTTTAAAAACCTTTGAAGGCTTGGTGCGCCACTTGTTCAAAACGGTAAAAGGAATTGACATGCCTTCGGTGCCACACATGAGTTATGCCGATGCCATGGCACACTATGGCTCTGATAAGCCCGACACACGCTTTGATATGAAGATTGTAGACTTGCAAGAAGTGGCAAAAGGAAAAGGCTTTACGGTTTTTGAAGAGGCACAGTTGGTAGGTGGAATTTGTGCAAAAGGTTGCGCAAGTTATACGCGCAAACAAATTGATGAGCTTACTGATTTTGTAAAGAAGCCACAAATCGGTGCGAAAGGTTTGGTGTACCTGCGTTGCGAAGCAAACGGCACCTTCAAATCATCGGTCGATAAATTTTTTGATGAGATGGAGCTCAGTCGCTTTGCACAAAAATTCAATGCAGATGCAGGCGATTTAATTTTGATACTGGCAGGAGAAAAAGAAAGAACCTTGAAAGCCTTGGGTGAACTTCGCTTGCATGTGGCCAATCAATTGGGCTTGCGCGATAAAAATAAATTTGCTCCACTGTGGGTAGTTGATTTTCCATTGTTGGAATGGAATGAGGAAACCAACCTGCCTACCGGACAGGCAGGCCGCTGGCACGCCATGCACCATCCGTTTACCTCACCCAAACCAGAAGACATGAACTTGTTGGATAGCGACCCCGGTAAGGTGCGTGCCAATGCGTACGACATGGTGTTGAACGGAACAGAAATTGGCGGTGGATCTATTCGTATTCATGATCGTGCCACGCAGCAATTGATGTTCAGCAAACTCGGCTTTAGCGAAGAAGAAGCTAAAAAGCAATTTGGATTTTTGATGGATGCGTTTGATTTTGGTGCCCCTCCGCACGGTGGCATCGCGTTTGGGTTCGATCGGTTGTGTTCTTTGTTTGGTGGAGCAGACTCCATCCGCGATTTCATTGCCTTCCCTAAAAATAATTCGGGTCGGGATATGATGATTGATACACCCGCCACTCTATCGAATGAACAGCTAAAAGAGCTCAACATTATCGTAAAAATAGACTGA
- a CDS encoding gluconate permease, with protein MPLLIVALGVLVLLALILLKVKPLYALLLVSVLVGLAQGLSIIQTFQSLGLGIFDTLKNIALVLCLGAMLGKMIETSGAAHQITHTLLKWFGRENISWAVMLTGLIVGIPLFYNAGFVILIPLVFSIALSANVPILLVGIPMAASLSVTHGFLPPHPGPTAIAAIFHADLNKTLMYGLIITIPSIILAGPVFSKTLKRVKVSPSISKPPHEKIAMPIPSLSFFIALFPVALIAASGLLGYWFPSYAGVFKWIGHPGVALSIALVLAIYFFAVKQNQSVQSVGKDLVQSIKDIVLIVLVIAAGGGFKQVLIDSGVGGYIKELTTGLMLSPLLLAWSVAALLRVSLGSATVAGLTASGIVLPFAMQAGVHPELMVLAVGAGSLFFSHVNDTGFWMFKEYFNLSLKQTLLSWTMMETIVSLAGLGGVLILDKVI; from the coding sequence ATGCCTTTATTGATCGTTGCGCTTGGAGTTTTGGTGTTGTTAGCACTCATCCTGCTTAAAGTAAAACCATTGTACGCCTTGCTCCTCGTATCCGTTTTGGTTGGACTAGCGCAGGGTCTTTCGATTATCCAAACTTTTCAATCTTTAGGGTTGGGCATTTTCGATACGTTAAAAAATATAGCACTCGTTCTTTGCTTGGGCGCGATGCTGGGTAAAATGATTGAAACCAGTGGGGCTGCCCACCAAATCACCCATACATTATTAAAGTGGTTTGGTAGGGAAAATATTTCATGGGCCGTAATGCTTACCGGTCTGATTGTGGGCATACCGCTTTTTTACAATGCCGGTTTTGTCATTTTAATTCCACTGGTTTTTTCGATTGCCCTTTCGGCCAACGTACCGATTTTGTTGGTGGGCATTCCGATGGCGGCTTCGTTATCAGTAACACATGGATTTTTACCCCCGCATCCTGGCCCCACCGCCATTGCTGCTATTTTTCATGCCGATTTGAACAAGACTTTAATGTATGGATTGATCATCACAATTCCGTCCATCATTTTGGCGGGCCCTGTTTTTTCCAAAACTTTGAAAAGAGTAAAAGTATCACCCTCCATTTCAAAGCCACCACATGAGAAAATAGCCATGCCGATACCATCATTGAGTTTTTTTATTGCACTCTTTCCGGTGGCCCTCATTGCAGCGAGTGGGTTGTTGGGATACTGGTTTCCTTCATACGCTGGCGTTTTCAAATGGATCGGTCACCCCGGGGTGGCGTTAAGCATTGCCTTGGTGCTGGCAATTTATTTTTTTGCCGTCAAACAAAACCAATCCGTCCAATCGGTAGGCAAAGATTTAGTACAATCCATTAAAGACATAGTATTGATTGTATTGGTGATTGCTGCTGGCGGTGGTTTTAAACAAGTGCTGATTGACAGCGGAGTGGGTGGCTACATTAAAGAACTCACCACGGGCCTTATGCTTTCGCCACTTCTTTTGGCGTGGAGCGTAGCCGCTCTTTTGCGTGTTTCGCTGGGTTCGGCTACGGTGGCGGGGCTAACCGCATCTGGCATTGTGCTGCCATTTGCCATGCAAGCAGGCGTGCATCCTGAATTAATGGTATTGGCCGTTGGGGCAGGCAGCTTATTTTTTTCTCATGTAAACGATACAGGTTTCTGGATGTTTAAAGAATACTTTAATTTGTCCCTGAAACAAACCTTACTTTCTTGGACGATGATGGAGACCATTGTTTCATTAGCAGGATTGGGAGGCGTATTGATTTTAGATAAAGTGATTTAA
- the gnd gene encoding decarboxylating 6-phosphogluconate dehydrogenase, producing MQIGLVGLGKMGYNLALNFKRNGLQVHAFDVNKAAGEKISKEGVATYSMVSDMALALGGRKVIWIMVPAGNVVDVILNNLKQYLNPNDIIIDGGNSHYKDTQTRARDLEKMGVHLLDSGTSGGPLGALHGVCTMIGGKREAFDYCEAIFKSISVESGYLYCGKSGSGHFTKMVHNGIEYGMMQSIAEGLEVLNKYDAEMDLASVSKVWNHGSVVRSWLMELTQRALEKDKNLESIIGVMNSSGEGKWTVETALELGVPTPVITMSLLMRYRSQQDDTFSGKVVAALRNEFGGHEVEKK from the coding sequence ATGCAAATTGGATTGGTAGGACTAGGCAAAATGGGGTACAACCTCGCGCTGAATTTTAAAAGAAATGGCTTACAGGTGCATGCCTTTGACGTGAACAAAGCAGCGGGCGAAAAAATTTCCAAAGAAGGAGTGGCAACCTACTCGATGGTGAGTGATATGGCACTGGCGTTGGGCGGACGGAAAGTTATTTGGATAATGGTGCCTGCCGGGAATGTGGTGGATGTAATCCTTAACAACCTGAAGCAATACCTAAATCCCAACGACATAATTATTGATGGCGGAAATTCGCACTACAAGGACACACAAACCCGTGCGCGCGATTTGGAAAAAATGGGCGTTCACCTATTAGACAGCGGTACTAGTGGTGGCCCTTTGGGTGCATTGCACGGAGTCTGCACCATGATTGGTGGCAAACGTGAAGCATTTGATTATTGTGAGGCTATTTTTAAATCTATTTCTGTTGAGAGTGGATATCTCTATTGTGGTAAATCCGGAAGTGGTCATTTTACGAAGATGGTGCACAATGGAATTGAATACGGCATGATGCAATCCATTGCCGAAGGTCTAGAAGTTCTGAACAAATATGACGCTGAAATGGATTTGGCTAGCGTGAGCAAAGTTTGGAACCATGGATCGGTGGTGCGCAGTTGGCTGATGGAACTTACCCAGCGAGCTTTAGAGAAAGATAAAAACTTAGAGTCCATTATAGGTGTGATGAATAGTAGTGGCGAAGGCAAATGGACGGTAGAAACCGCCCTGGAATTAGGTGTGCCGACTCCAGTTATCACCATGTCGCTATTGATGCGCTATCGTTCACAGCAAGACGATACGTTTTCAGGCAAAGTTGTGGCCGCCCTTCGCAACGAGTTTGGTGGACATGAGGTAGAAAAAAAGTGA
- a CDS encoding YegS/Rv2252/BmrU family lipid kinase: MADSNRILFIINKFSGGGYRPELEGRIIDTCLLLNKECSIEFTQGRGHAIELAKSAVIENNFSTVFAVGGDGTVNEVAQGLVGSQVIMGILPKGSGNGLARHLGIPVNFKKALGLIGSSNSFAMDTLSVNGKLSVNISGVGFDGHVAGMFGKNGKRGLIGYTKLVLKEFLSYKEFSFSVIIDGQEQQRKSFIIALANSSQFGNNARVAPHASVCDEWMDVSFIKKVPIAQAVGFGQKMFTGNLNKSAFVDIIKAQKVELKFSHPMPYHIDGEPHEPEEKFEISIQPGTLRMLIPSQSERKL; this comes from the coding sequence ATGGCCGACTCCAACAGAATACTTTTCATTATCAATAAATTCTCAGGCGGTGGTTATCGGCCCGAGTTGGAAGGGCGCATTATCGACACCTGTTTGTTATTGAATAAAGAATGCTCTATTGAATTTACACAAGGCCGTGGTCATGCCATTGAGTTAGCGAAGTCGGCTGTTATCGAAAATAATTTCAGTACGGTGTTTGCCGTGGGTGGCGATGGCACAGTAAACGAAGTGGCCCAAGGCTTGGTGGGGTCTCAAGTGATCATGGGCATTTTGCCAAAAGGTTCGGGCAATGGGTTGGCGCGTCACTTGGGCATTCCGGTAAACTTTAAAAAAGCGTTGGGCCTCATCGGTTCATCTAACTCCTTTGCCATGGATACTCTATCTGTAAATGGCAAACTATCGGTTAACATATCGGGTGTAGGATTTGATGGGCACGTGGCGGGCATGTTTGGAAAAAATGGAAAGCGTGGACTAATCGGTTACACCAAGTTGGTGCTCAAGGAATTTTTATCGTACAAGGAATTTTCGTTTTCGGTGATAATAGATGGTCAAGAGCAGCAACGAAAATCGTTCATCATTGCGCTAGCCAATTCATCGCAGTTTGGCAATAACGCGCGCGTGGCTCCCCATGCATCTGTGTGTGATGAGTGGATGGATGTTAGTTTCATCAAAAAAGTGCCGATTGCCCAAGCGGTAGGCTTCGGGCAAAAAATGTTCACTGGCAATCTCAACAAATCCGCTTTTGTGGATATCATCAAAGCACAAAAAGTAGAATTAAAATTTTCGCATCCCATGCCTTACCACATCGATGGTGAGCCCCACGAGCCGGAAGAAAAATTTGAAATCAGCATTCAACCAGGCACGCTGCGCATGTTGATACCTTCACAATCTGAGAGAAAATTATAG
- a CDS encoding Hsp20/alpha crystallin family protein produces MRTRKEIPTEILQSINALNTIHGGISEPWINLQQLKDHRQINAKVPGVDVHDIQIEVVNNVLNIFHFFPIKTNGQIMQTPRIFYSKQIPYFIDQENIEATVEDNQLKVFLPFNNLAQGYKRKIELN; encoded by the coding sequence ATGAGAACAAGAAAAGAAATACCAACCGAAATATTGCAATCCATCAATGCTTTGAATACGATTCACGGAGGAATCAGCGAGCCTTGGATTAATCTACAACAACTAAAAGATCATCGGCAAATAAATGCAAAAGTGCCGGGCGTGGATGTGCACGATATTCAAATTGAGGTAGTCAACAATGTGTTGAACATTTTCCACTTTTTTCCCATTAAAACGAATGGTCAAATTATGCAAACACCGCGCATATTTTATAGTAAACAAATACCATATTTTATTGATCAAGAAAACATAGAGGCTACTGTTGAGGATAATCAATTGAAGGTATTCCTTCCTTTTAACAATTTAGCACAGGGTTATAAACGCAAAATAGAGTTAAACTAA
- a CDS encoding ATP-binding protein, giving the protein MEFNWRSPIVTRIAILVFTIFAFVFVLQDKDRSFILLLALLGAIGFQVMQLVKIMEGPMVKIDSPIDQIRFDEVTTTFKTDSKEEAVLKVQKEMNDAFNKVKVARKEKDSEYQFFKNIVQHVGIGILTFKKDGAIQIINNAAKRLLRVDKVERISELREASDLLVEAFLKLKTGGRELIRLKSGDETIQLSIFAIELTLRGEEVKLISMSNIQSELEEKEMEAWQNLVRVLTHEIMNSVTPISSLAGVVEEELQKKLETNHLSMQRDEAEDMHLSVQTISKRSEGLIKFVKEFRSLTHIPKPKVLQVAVKPLLDELAMLHKKELADNNIAISVLVEPETMMVMADKTLIEQVLINLIKNAIQAFGEKTDKKISLYAHLNETGNVLISVKDNGTGIEPEALEKIFIPFFSTKKTGSGIGLSLSRQIMRQHEGNIAVKSEMGEGTEFVLRF; this is encoded by the coding sequence ATGGAATTTAACTGGCGCTCGCCAATCGTTACACGAATTGCAATTTTGGTGTTCACCATTTTTGCTTTTGTTTTTGTACTGCAAGACAAAGACAGAAGTTTTATTTTGCTGTTGGCCTTACTTGGCGCGATTGGGTTTCAGGTAATGCAATTGGTGAAAATAATGGAAGGCCCAATGGTAAAAATAGATTCCCCCATTGACCAGATTCGGTTTGATGAAGTGACCACAACTTTTAAAACAGACAGCAAAGAGGAGGCGGTGCTGAAAGTTCAAAAAGAAATGAATGATGCCTTTAATAAAGTAAAGGTAGCCCGCAAAGAAAAAGACAGCGAGTATCAGTTCTTCAAAAACATTGTGCAGCACGTGGGCATTGGCATTCTCACGTTTAAAAAAGATGGGGCCATTCAAATCATCAACAATGCGGCCAAGCGGCTGCTGCGTGTAGATAAAGTAGAGCGCATCAGCGAATTACGTGAGGCCAGCGACCTGCTTGTAGAAGCTTTCCTAAAATTAAAAACTGGCGGGCGTGAGTTGATACGGTTAAAATCCGGAGACGAAACCATTCAGCTTTCCATTTTTGCCATTGAACTTACGCTTCGCGGAGAAGAGGTGAAGTTGATCAGCATGAGCAACATTCAAAGTGAGTTGGAAGAAAAAGAAATGGAGGCCTGGCAAAATTTAGTGCGCGTGCTTACGCACGAGATCATGAACTCGGTAACGCCCATTTCTTCCTTGGCGGGAGTGGTGGAAGAGGAACTTCAAAAAAAATTGGAGACCAACCATTTGAGTATGCAGCGTGATGAAGCGGAAGACATGCATCTTTCGGTGCAAACCATCAGCAAACGCAGCGAAGGGTTGATAAAATTCGTGAAAGAATTCCGCAGCTTGACGCACATACCCAAACCAAAAGTGTTGCAGGTGGCGGTGAAGCCATTGCTGGATGAGTTGGCCATGCTGCACAAGAAAGAGTTGGCCGATAACAATATTGCGATTTCCGTTTTGGTAGAACCTGAAACCATGATGGTGATGGCGGATAAAACATTGATTGAACAAGTACTTATCAACCTTATCAAAAATGCCATCCAGGCTTTTGGCGAAAAGACCGATAAGAAAATCAGTCTGTATGCGCATTTAAATGAAACGGGCAATGTGCTGATTTCGGTAAAAGACAACGGGACAGGCATTGAACCTGAAGCGTTGGAAAAAATATTCATCCCCTTCTTCTCCACCAAAAAGACAGGTTCAGGCATTGGCCTCAGTCTTTCACGCCAAATTATGCGGCAGCACGAGGGCAACATCGCGGTGAAGTCGGAAATGGGTGAAGGAACTGAGTTTGTGTTAAGATTCTAG
- a CDS encoding gluconokinase, translating into MHYLIAVDIGTTSAKALAVTPNGSVLASHQVFYPTHYSTNGFAEQSPIEIFEAVVTLLKKTQQANKHYLLQAISFSAAMHSLMAVDEMNQPITSLLIWADTRSSEQTNKIKESGAATRLTQITGTPVHPMSPLCKLMWWQDHQPDVIAKAKKFISIKEYVVHQLTNHYLIDYSTASATGLFDIEKLQWSQDAAQWHRIPFRKFSQPVSIYYSIEITEEVSRKLALPANTKLVVGASDGCSAQLGSGAIKPGDVSITVGTSAAARMVSSSGLHDAEGRLFNYLLDEKMFVSGGASNNGTALINWFQKLHPQSAEDISEFVKEIRNISAGSDGLLMLPLLLGERTPVYDAEARAAYLGISVNHTRFHFQRALLEGICFQLKSIVNVVEENAGRGNRILVSGGITRSPEWVQLMSNVLQRQLQVSDQPDASAMGAAMIGFKSLGGSLEFNETQPKLFLPDVSVKSVYERQFLVYENLYSKLKDVFYELNRMKL; encoded by the coding sequence TTGCATTACCTCATCGCTGTTGATATTGGCACGACTAGCGCAAAGGCATTGGCCGTCACACCTAATGGATCAGTATTGGCTTCTCATCAAGTTTTTTATCCCACTCACTATTCCACCAACGGGTTTGCAGAACAAAGCCCCATTGAAATTTTTGAAGCAGTGGTCACGCTGCTGAAAAAGACCCAACAAGCAAATAAGCATTATTTGCTGCAAGCAATTTCGTTCAGTGCCGCCATGCACAGTCTGATGGCAGTTGATGAAATGAATCAGCCCATCACATCTTTGTTGATTTGGGCGGACACGCGAAGCAGCGAGCAAACCAATAAAATAAAAGAATCGGGTGCGGCTACCCGCTTAACGCAAATCACAGGCACGCCCGTTCACCCCATGTCGCCTTTGTGCAAGTTGATGTGGTGGCAAGACCATCAACCCGATGTTATCGCGAAAGCAAAGAAGTTCATCTCGATCAAAGAGTATGTGGTTCATCAATTAACAAATCACTATTTGATTGATTATTCAACCGCTTCTGCCACCGGACTTTTTGATATTGAAAAATTGCAATGGAGCCAAGACGCAGCCCAATGGCACCGCATTCCATTTCGCAAATTCTCGCAGCCAGTTTCAATTTATTATTCTATCGAAATAACAGAAGAAGTTTCGCGCAAACTAGCATTACCAGCAAACACAAAACTGGTAGTGGGAGCCAGCGATGGGTGCAGTGCGCAATTGGGAAGCGGTGCGATAAAGCCAGGAGACGTTTCCATAACGGTAGGCACCAGTGCTGCTGCACGAATGGTGTCCTCATCCGGATTACACGATGCGGAAGGTCGGCTGTTTAATTATTTGCTTGACGAAAAAATGTTTGTGAGTGGCGGTGCTTCTAATAATGGCACTGCTCTTATCAACTGGTTTCAAAAACTTCATCCGCAAAGTGCAGAGGATATTTCTGAATTTGTAAAGGAGATAAGGAATATTTCTGCTGGTAGCGATGGCCTGTTGATGTTGCCGCTTTTGTTGGGAGAACGAACTCCCGTTTATGATGCAGAGGCTAGGGCTGCGTATCTAGGCATTTCGGTTAACCATACTCGTTTTCATTTTCAACGTGCTTTGTTGGAAGGTATTTGTTTTCAACTGAAAAGTATAGTGAACGTAGTAGAAGAAAATGCAGGGCGGGGTAATCGGATTTTGGTAAGTGGTGGAATTACCCGTTCGCCCGAGTGGGTGCAACTCATGAGCAACGTATTGCAACGTCAGTTACAGGTTTCTGATCAACCGGATGCTTCTGCCATGGGTGCAGCCATGATTGGATTCAAATCATTGGGTGGTAGTCTGGAATTTAATGAAACCCAACCAAAATTATTTTTGCCCGATGTTTCTGTCAAATCAGTTTACGAAAGGCAATTTTTGGTGTACGAAAATTTGTACAGTAAGTTGAAAGATGTTTTTTATGAGCTAAACCGAATGAAATTGTGA
- a CDS encoding sigma-54-dependent Fis family transcriptional regulator: MVDDDEDVLLAAKMLLKKNNHQVIIEKNPNKIPFLLNNDTYDVILLDMNFSKDTTSGKEGFEWLKVIKEREPQAVVIMITAFGDVEMAVRALKEGATDFVLKPWQNEKLIATISTAIRLKKSYNEVDKLRKAKEMLEEQISQPFRDIIGSSSAIKETFALIDKVAKTDANILILGENGTGKELVARAIHQKSLRKDASFVSVDMGAITETLFESELFGHKKGSFTDAREDRSGRFELANGGTLFLDEIGNLSMALQSKLLTALQSRQVTRIGANQPMEVDIRLICATNMPLHQMVAEGKFRQDLLYRINTVEINIPPLSDRIDDIPMLANHFLNYYSKKYRKEVLSITPEAMNKLKKYAWPGNVRELQHSIERALIMADSATLQESDFLFSRKGNSEPVSDSLNLDEVEKSAVVKAIQLHNGNISKAADELGLTRASLYRRMEKYGI; encoded by the coding sequence ATGGTAGATGATGACGAGGACGTGCTGTTGGCAGCCAAAATGCTCCTCAAAAAAAACAATCATCAGGTCATCATCGAAAAAAACCCGAACAAGATTCCTTTTTTGCTCAACAACGATACCTATGATGTGATTTTGCTGGACATGAATTTCAGCAAAGACACCACTAGTGGAAAAGAAGGTTTTGAGTGGTTGAAAGTAATTAAAGAGCGCGAGCCACAAGCGGTGGTGATTATGATTACGGCCTTTGGTGATGTGGAGATGGCCGTGCGCGCGCTGAAAGAAGGTGCCACGGATTTTGTGCTAAAACCTTGGCAAAATGAAAAATTGATTGCCACTATCTCTACGGCCATTCGGTTGAAGAAATCGTACAACGAAGTGGACAAGCTGCGCAAGGCAAAAGAAATGTTGGAAGAGCAAATCAGTCAACCCTTTCGCGATATTATTGGGAGCAGTTCGGCCATTAAAGAAACTTTTGCCTTAATTGATAAAGTAGCAAAGACCGATGCCAACATTTTGATTTTGGGCGAAAACGGAACAGGTAAAGAATTGGTGGCACGGGCCATTCATCAAAAATCGTTGCGCAAAGATGCCTCTTTTGTATCGGTAGATATGGGCGCGATAACGGAAACACTTTTTGAGAGTGAACTGTTTGGCCACAAGAAGGGCTCGTTCACGGATGCGCGCGAAGACCGCTCGGGTAGATTTGAGTTGGCCAACGGTGGCACCTTGTTTTTAGATGAGATTGGAAACTTGAGCATGGCGCTGCAAAGTAAATTATTGACGGCACTGCAATCACGGCAAGTAACGCGCATTGGTGCCAACCAACCGATGGAAGTAGATATTCGGCTGATATGCGCCACCAACATGCCTTTGCACCAAATGGTGGCCGAAGGAAAATTTCGTCAAGATTTGTTGTACAGAATCAACACCGTAGAAATAAATATTCCGCCTTTGAGCGACCGCATTGACGACATACCCATGTTGGCCAACCACTTTTTGAATTACTACTCAAAAAAGTACCGCAAAGAAGTGCTTTCAATTACCCCCGAGGCCATGAACAAGTTGAAGAAATATGCCTGGCCGGGCAACGTGCGCGAATTACAACACTCCATTGAACGTGCGTTGATTATGGCCGACTCGGCTACACTGCAAGAGAGCGATTTTCTCTTCAGCCGCAAAGGCAACAGTGAGCCGGTGAGCGATAGCTTGAATTTGGATGAAGTAGAAAAATCAGCTGTGGTAAAAGCGATTCAACTACACAACGGCAACATATCAAAGGCTGCCGATGAACTTGGCCTCACGCGTGCATCACTCTACCGCAGGATGGAGAAATATGGAATTTAA
- a CDS encoding acyl carrier protein has protein sequence MADVQKKVTSILIEKLGVPDSQITPDASFVKDLGIDSLDYAELVMEFEQTFDIKIPDEDAEKMQTIGQAVSYIEGKLKR, from the coding sequence ATGGCGGACGTACAAAAGAAAGTAACCAGCATTCTCATCGAAAAACTCGGTGTACCCGACTCGCAAATTACACCTGACGCAAGCTTTGTTAAGGATTTAGGAATCGACTCGCTTGACTATGCGGAGTTGGTGATGGAGTTTGAGCAAACCTTCGACATCAAAATTCCCGATGAAGATGCCGAGAAAATGCAGACCATTGGACAGGCGGTGAGTTATATTGAGGGTAAGTTGAAGAGATAA